One window from the genome of Crassostrea angulata isolate pt1a10 chromosome 2, ASM2561291v2, whole genome shotgun sequence encodes:
- the LOC128170622 gene encoding CX3C chemokine receptor 1-like, which translates to MKLCIGTKRGKMANTYVVIAASIFFCIGFIGNSFTVCFVIFSKQLHTPTYVMIGCLAVSDLLASVTRYVTILPDPFKSFFNDLCHKNIYVIVAFLFIHSAFFHMVLVSYVRFVFITNPLRSLKLTCKTILWMSCVVWISSIIVSIGYGAVIVLLLKNIISVETLVLNELGFALYVGGLPFIIVVVFNVRKLYYLYNQTALIRRTRIANSMSLMFWIIIVIYLLCTIYPLIYIIDFAVLKDRPLLNRSLNLVHEMFNFSLLVNSCLNPLIYFMFSPPVLRLLSRLRTYCNHGSDPRMSNSGDLFTISRTSTSTL; encoded by the coding sequence atgaaattgtgcATCGGGACAAAACGCGGTAAAATGGCGAATACATATGTTGTTATTGCTGCATCAATTTTCTTCTGCATTGGATTTATTGGAAATTCTTTCACCGtgtgttttgttattttctctAAACAGCTGCACACTCCGACTTACGTCATGATTGGATGCCTAGCAGTGTCTGACCTGCTCGCCTCTGTGACGcgatatgttacaatattaccTGAtccatttaaatctttttttaatgatctttgtcataaaaatatatatgttatagtCGCCTTTTTATTCATCCACTCGGCATTTTTCCATATGGTATTAGTATCATATGTACGTTTTGTATTCATTACAAACCCCCTGCGAAGTTTGAAATTGACCTGTAAAACAATTTTGTGGATGTCCTGTGTCGTTTGGATAAGCTCTATTATCGTTTCCATCGGATACGGAGCAGTTATAGTGCTACTTTTAAAGAACATAATATCTGTCGAAACGCTTGTTTTGAATGAACTTGGGTTTGCTTTGTATGTTGGTGGATTACCATTTATTATTGTAGTTGTTTTTAATGTTCGAAAGCTGTATTATCTGTATAATCAAACAGCTTTGATTCGACGAACCAGAATAGCAAATTCGATGTCGTTGATGTTTTGGATTATTATCGTGATTTATCTCCTATGCACAATATATCCTTTAATTTACATAATCGACTTTGCAGTGTTAAAAGACAGGCCACTTCTAAATAGAAGTTTAAACCTAGTCcatgaaatgtttaatttttcattgcttGTTAATAGTTGTTTGAATCctttaatatatttcatgttttcaccCCCTGTTTTAAGACTCCTATCCCGATTAAGAACATATTGTAATCATGGGTCAGATCCACGTATGAGCAATTCTGGGGATCTATTCACAATAAGTCGTACGTCTACGAGTACACTTTAA